From a single Acidobacteriota bacterium genomic region:
- a CDS encoding response regulator transcription factor — protein MIKVAIVEDRREIREGLAMLIGGTDGFRCTGAYRTMEEALQKISFELPDVVLNDIGLPGMSGIEGIKILKERYPDLLILMLTVYDDDERIFDAMCAGASGYLLKKTPPLKLLDSLRETHQGGAPMSPEVARRVIALFREIRPPERADYELTPHETRLLKLFVAGHNYKTAAAELGVSVHTVSFHLRSIYDKLQVHSKSEAVAKALQNRIV, from the coding sequence ATCATCAAAGTGGCCATCGTCGAAGACCGACGCGAAATCCGCGAAGGGTTGGCGATGTTGATTGGCGGCACCGATGGGTTTCGTTGCACGGGCGCATACCGCACGATGGAAGAAGCCCTGCAAAAGATCAGTTTTGAATTGCCTGATGTGGTGCTCAACGACATCGGTTTGCCCGGCATGAGCGGCATCGAAGGGATCAAAATTCTGAAGGAGCGGTATCCCGACCTGCTGATCCTGATGCTGACGGTTTACGACGACGATGAACGCATCTTCGACGCGATGTGTGCGGGCGCATCGGGCTATCTGCTGAAAAAAACGCCTCCCCTGAAACTACTCGACAGCTTGCGCGAAACCCATCAAGGCGGCGCTCCGATGTCGCCCGAAGTCGCGCGCCGTGTGATCGCCCTGTTCCGTGAAATTCGCCCGCCCGAACGCGCGGATTATGAACTCACACCTCACGAAACAAGACTGCTGAAACTGTTTGTTGCCGGTCACAATTACAAAACGGCGGCGGCGGAGCTGGGCGTCAGCGTCCATACGGTTTCCTTTCACTTGCGCAGCATCTACGACAAGCTCCAAGTCCATTCCAAATCCGAAGCCGTTGCCAAAGCCTTACAAAATCGCATCGTGTAA
- a CDS encoding putative Ig domain-containing protein has product MNLQGKHRVVVCALMLVIGIGGAWVGSTSIAARLEGESNVLKGEAAIDQLKREGQDQSLQAAMQQARLAVSHATQTPLGRAAWHAPNRSAGYDAYVTESGVSIALNNQTYVSLHLQKLGYGAALRTVAPGKVSGDKQSINIERNDGVREWFFNSADGLEHGFTLDHRPDGQAGEPLRLTLQVSAGWQTVASEDGKLVTLRNSKGQAIEYGKLAVRDNAGIEIPARLTVADEQVVIEVQDRDAAYPLTIDPLFTLQQRLLAADGQAFEYFGYSVALSGNTAIVGAPYDENSRGSAYIFVRNGTVWTQQTRLLASDGALNDYFGWSVALDGDTALVGTLYGPGSVNADQGAAYVFVRNGTTWTQQQKLSASDGQLGAHFGTAVALDGNTALVGAPDYQSQPLLLTTGAAYVFVRNGTAWTQQKQLLAYGSDGGDQFGASVAVDGDTALIGAPGKDLSSVGIPHPDQGSAYIFRRNGADWVQGNPLNSILNGGQAGDAFGNSVALSGDTALIGSYLSGSTDFGAVYVWERSLAGAWNYATILFQGANTVKHFGVSLALDGDTAVVGASLRLFESAVDSRTAWVYAKINNEWRQIRQFGQDVGTVSTRIEDRFGAAVAIDDNTVLIGAYQSDATAIDQGAAYVYALHDSQHIQSSKLTANDGVASDHFGKAMSLSGDTLAISADEDDIGTNANQGSVYVFTRNGANWTFQQKLTANDGAAQDRFGNAVAIDGETLVVGAALDDINTNPDQGSVYVFVRNGANWGLQQKLTAIAIDALPDDHFGASVTVSGDTIALGAPGVNQGRGAAYVFTRTGTTWSEQAKLFLSGNIPPISLGSAVAINGDALAIGAPMDDSEQGAVYPYRRSGTSWLPIPKLIPFNPAPGARFGSALAMTPEYNQLFVGAPSETVGSNTHQGAVYGYSYSGANWFPAGYFTAIDGAAEDNFGSAVAAGNNIAIVGAPGDNIGANNDQGSAYVYNYRGGYWNWQKKLIANDGATSDAFGSSVAVGEDAVIAGAPNDAVGTNAGQGSAYVFISPVCPALTITPTSLPNSSIGAMYNQALATTGAGIGDYQYTLSDGVLPPGVFLESFGILHGAPTTAGTYRFTIKSTFNSNLCAGSRSFTVTILPPCLGLTINPGTLPDGTVGAAYNQTITAMGEAPPYTFAISTGTLPAGLSLATNGALTGVPTAVGAYNFSVQASDANGCIGAQPYTVTIHESASGSGLQFYPLAHPVRLLDTRAGQAGCDAPGAKITGGTSRTQTAAGRTCDGLTIPANAAALVGNATSVQSGGGYFTLYPSDIAKPNSANSNYSANQILNSLFTVRLGANDGAFKIFVSTDTDIVVDVTGYYAPPSASGLYFHPLPKPVRMLDTRQGASACFAPGLPLQGDSTRTQIGTTTCDNVLIPAGALALTGNATTVSPQANGFLTLYPADAARPLIASANYQPGVNLNSPFMVGLAPSGQFNIYVASTTDLVVDVTGYYSTQLNDSNGQGLLFNALAAPTRLLDTRAGQTACYTPNVSMTGGASYLQPATGACSNVPATAKAVVGNATTLNSAANGYLTFWPSDAAQPLIATSNYRTGIDFNRHFTVGLGADGAFKRYAASTTDLVVDLVGYFAP; this is encoded by the coding sequence TTGAACTTACAGGGAAAACATCGGGTCGTCGTGTGCGCGCTGATGCTCGTAATAGGAATCGGCGGCGCGTGGGTGGGATCAACTTCAATCGCCGCCCGTCTGGAAGGGGAGTCGAATGTGCTGAAAGGCGAAGCAGCGATTGATCAATTGAAGCGAGAGGGCCAAGACCAGTCGCTGCAAGCAGCCATGCAACAGGCGCGGCTGGCGGTCAGCCATGCAACGCAAACTCCGTTAGGACGCGCCGCCTGGCACGCGCCGAACCGTTCAGCGGGATATGACGCCTATGTGACCGAAAGCGGTGTCAGCATTGCCCTCAACAACCAAACATACGTCAGCCTGCATTTGCAGAAGCTGGGATACGGCGCGGCATTGCGAACTGTTGCGCCGGGCAAAGTCAGCGGCGACAAACAATCCATCAACATCGAGCGCAATGACGGCGTGCGGGAATGGTTTTTCAACAGCGCGGATGGATTGGAACATGGCTTCACGCTTGATCATCGGCCGGACGGACAGGCAGGGGAGCCGTTACGGTTGACGCTACAAGTCAGCGCCGGTTGGCAGACCGTCGCAAGCGAAGACGGAAAGCTTGTGACGTTGCGCAATTCCAAGGGACAGGCGATCGAATACGGCAAACTGGCAGTGCGCGACAATGCGGGGATCGAGATTCCGGCTCGGCTGACGGTTGCCGATGAACAAGTCGTGATTGAAGTGCAAGACCGCGATGCGGCTTATCCGTTGACGATTGACCCACTCTTTACACTGCAACAACGGCTGTTGGCGGCGGATGGTCAGGCGTTTGAGTACTTCGGGTATTCGGTCGCGCTGAGCGGGAATACGGCAATTGTCGGTGCGCCGTATGATGAAAATTCGCGCGGCTCAGCCTACATTTTCGTGCGCAACGGCACTGTGTGGACGCAACAGACGCGCCTGCTTGCCAGCGACGGCGCGCTCAACGATTACTTTGGCTGGTCGGTCGCGCTCGATGGCGACACCGCGCTCGTCGGCACGCTTTACGGTCCGGGCAGCGTCAACGCTGATCAAGGTGCAGCGTATGTTTTTGTGCGCAACGGCACGACCTGGACGCAACAGCAAAAACTCTCGGCCAGCGATGGCCAGTTGGGGGCGCATTTCGGCACGGCGGTGGCGCTTGATGGCAATACGGCGCTTGTCGGCGCGCCTGACTATCAAAGCCAGCCGCTGTTGCTGACCACTGGCGCAGCCTATGTTTTCGTGCGCAATGGCACGGCTTGGACTCAGCAAAAACAACTGCTGGCTTATGGCAGCGACGGTGGTGACCAATTTGGCGCGTCGGTCGCGGTTGATGGTGACACCGCGCTCATTGGGGCTCCGGGCAAGGACTTGTCCAGTGTCGGCATTCCTCACCCCGATCAAGGATCGGCTTATATCTTCAGACGCAACGGCGCGGATTGGGTACAGGGAAATCCACTCAATTCCATCCTCAATGGAGGTCAGGCGGGCGATGCCTTTGGGAATTCCGTGGCGCTCAGCGGTGACACGGCGTTGATCGGTTCTTATCTGTCAGGCAGCACCGATTTTGGAGCCGTATATGTTTGGGAGCGAAGCCTGGCGGGAGCATGGAATTACGCAACAATCCTGTTCCAAGGCGCCAATACCGTCAAACATTTTGGTGTCTCGTTGGCGCTCGATGGTGATACGGCGGTCGTTGGCGCTTCGCTCAGGCTGTTTGAGTCCGCCGTAGACAGCCGTACGGCCTGGGTATACGCCAAGATCAACAATGAATGGCGACAGATCAGACAGTTTGGTCAGGATGTTGGCACTGTTTCAACCAGGATTGAGGATCGTTTTGGGGCTGCGGTGGCGATTGATGACAACACAGTGCTGATCGGAGCCTATCAAAGCGACGCCACCGCGATTGATCAAGGCGCAGCGTATGTTTACGCATTACACGACAGCCAACATATCCAAAGTTCCAAGCTAACCGCCAACGATGGAGTCGCCAGCGACCATTTTGGGAAAGCAATGAGCCTCAGTGGCGACACATTGGCGATCAGCGCGGATGAAGACGACATCGGCACGAACGCGAATCAAGGTTCGGTGTATGTTTTCACGAGGAACGGAGCAAATTGGACATTCCAGCAAAAGCTGACCGCCAACGATGGAGCGGCGCAGGATCGTTTTGGGAATGCGGTGGCAATTGACGGTGAAACATTGGTGGTGGGTGCGGCGCTGGACGACATCAACACAAATCCTGATCAGGGTTCGGTCTATGTTTTCGTACGCAATGGAGCGAACTGGGGGCTTCAGCAAAAACTGACGGCTATCGCCATTGACGCTCTGCCTGACGATCACTTTGGCGCTTCTGTGACAGTCAGCGGCGACACCATCGCTTTGGGCGCGCCGGGTGTGAACCAGGGACGAGGCGCGGCCTATGTTTTCACGCGCACAGGCACAACCTGGTCGGAGCAAGCGAAACTCTTCCTCAGCGGAAACATCCCGCCAATCTCTCTTGGTTCAGCGGTGGCGATAAATGGCGATGCCTTGGCGATCGGTGCGCCGATGGATGACAGCGAACAAGGAGCAGTGTACCCGTATCGGCGCTCCGGTACATCCTGGTTGCCGATTCCCAAACTAATCCCTTTCAACCCTGCGCCGGGCGCGCGATTCGGATCAGCATTGGCAATGACGCCGGAGTACAATCAGTTATTTGTCGGCGCTCCCAGCGAAACCGTCGGCAGTAACACCCATCAGGGAGCCGTTTACGGTTATAGCTACAGCGGCGCAAATTGGTTCCCAGCCGGTTACTTCACTGCGATTGACGGCGCGGCGGAAGATAATTTCGGCAGTGCCGTTGCCGCTGGCAACAATATCGCCATCGTTGGCGCGCCAGGCGATAACATCGGCGCAAACAACGATCAAGGTTCGGCCTATGTTTACAACTACCGTGGCGGTTACTGGAATTGGCAAAAGAAACTTATCGCCAACGACGGAGCGACATCGGATGCGTTCGGCAGTTCGGTTGCTGTGGGTGAAGATGCAGTGATTGCCGGAGCGCCAAACGATGCTGTCGGCACAAATGCGGGACAAGGCTCTGCGTACGTGTTCATTAGCCCGGTCTGTCCCGCGCTGACGATTACGCCGACCAGTTTGCCCAACAGTTCGATTGGGGCGATGTATAACCAGGCCCTGGCTACCACTGGTGCTGGCATTGGGGATTATCAGTACACGTTGTCAGATGGTGTGTTGCCTCCTGGCGTATTTCTGGAATCCTTCGGAATTCTGCATGGCGCTCCAACAACGGCGGGGACATATCGGTTTACGATTAAATCCACCTTCAACTCTAACCTTTGTGCGGGCAGCCGTAGTTTCACCGTTACAATTCTGCCGCCTTGTCTGGGGCTGACCATCAATCCGGGAACTTTGCCGGACGGCACGGTGGGAGCCGCGTATAACCAGACGATCACGGCGATGGGGGAAGCGCCGCCCTACACATTTGCGATCAGCACGGGAACATTGCCTGCCGGTTTGTCGTTGGCGACCAACGGCGCGCTGACAGGTGTGCCGACGGCTGTCGGCGCTTACAACTTTTCGGTGCAAGCCAGCGACGCCAACGGTTGCATCGGTGCACAGCCTTACACAGTTACAATCCATGAAAGTGCAAGTGGCAGTGGTTTGCAATTTTATCCGCTGGCGCATCCGGTGCGGTTGCTGGATACCCGCGCTGGCCAGGCCGGTTGCGATGCTCCCGGAGCGAAGATTACTGGCGGGACTTCGCGCACACAGACGGCAGCGGGTAGAACTTGTGATGGTTTGACGATTCCGGCGAATGCCGCGGCGCTGGTCGGCAATGCGACTTCGGTGCAATCGGGCGGAGGCTACTTCACGCTGTATCCCAGCGACATCGCCAAGCCGAATTCGGCGAACTCGAATTACTCCGCAAACCAGATTTTGAATAGCTTATTCACGGTTCGATTGGGAGCCAACGACGGAGCCTTCAAAATCTTTGTTTCGACCGACACCGACATCGTCGTGGACGTCACTGGGTATTACGCGCCGCCTTCCGCAAGTGGCTTGTACTTCCATCCGCTGCCGAAACCCGTGCGGATGCTCGACACGCGCCAGGGAGCAAGCGCTTGCTTCGCGCCGGGCTTGCCGCTGCAGGGCGATTCGACCAGAACGCAGATCGGCACGACGACCTGTGACAACGTGTTGATTCCGGCTGGCGCATTGGCGCTGACCGGCAACGCCACGACCGTCAGTCCGCAGGCCAACGGCTTTTTGACGCTCTACCCCGCGGACGCCGCGCGCCCGTTGATCGCCAGCGCGAATTACCAGCCGGGCGTGAATCTGAACTCGCCATTTATGGTGGGACTCGCGCCAAGCGGTCAGTTCAACATCTACGTCGCTTCGACCACGGATTTGGTGGTGGATGTGACGGGGTATTACAGCACGCAGCTTAACGACTCGAACGGACAAGGCTTGTTGTTCAACGCATTGGCAGCACCCACGCGATTGCTGGATACGCGCGCGGGGCAAACGGCTTGTTACACACCTAATGTTTCAATGACCGGAGGCGCGAGCTACCTGCAACCGGCGACCGGCGCTTGCTCGAACGTTCCGGCGACTGCCAAAGCCGTGGTCGGCAACGCAACGACGCTGAATTCAGCAGCCAACGGCTACCTGACATTCTGGCCAAGCGATGCGGCCCAGCCCCTCATCGCCACGTCGAACTACCGAACCGGCATTGACTTCAACCGCCACTTCACTGTCGGACTTGGAGCGGATGGCGCCTTCAAACGCTACGCGGCGAGCACGACCGATCTGGTCGTTGATCTGGTCGGTTATTTCGCGCCCTAA